The following coding sequences lie in one Thermodesulforhabdus norvegica genomic window:
- the rpsL gene encoding 30S ribosomal protein S12, producing MPTINQLVRKGREKIKEKSKSPALQGAPQKRGVCVRVYTTTPKKPNSALRKVARVRLTNGYEVTAYIPGIGHNLQEHSVVLIRGGRVKDLPGVRYHIIRGALDASGVAGRKQGRSKYGTKKPK from the coding sequence AACCAGTTGGTGAGAAAAGGTCGGGAGAAGATCAAGGAAAAGTCGAAATCCCCTGCATTGCAGGGTGCTCCTCAAAAAAGGGGGGTCTGTGTAAGGGTGTACACCACGACACCCAAAAAACCTAATTCGGCTTTGCGTAAGGTGGCAAGAGTAAGACTTACCAACGGATACGAAGTTACGGCATATATTCCGGGTATCGGCCACAATCTGCAGGAACACTCTGTGGTGCTGATTCGAGGTGGTCGTGTAAAGGACCTGCCTGGCGTGAGGTATCACATAATTCGCGGTGCTCTTGATGCAAGCGGTGTGGCCGGCAGAAAGCAGGGCAGGTCTAAGTACGGCACCAAGAAACCGAAGTAA